The segment CGGCGACCACTGCCGCGGCCACGGCGAAGCGATAGCGCCGCTTCGCCGGCGAGAACCGCAGGATCTTCGCCGACGGCGCCCCCGCGGCGAGCCGCTGCGCCAGCCGCTCTTTCTGCTCGTCGGAAAACGACAGGCCCTCAAACGCCTCCCTGATCGCCTCGCCCTCGCGCTCGGCGAAACCGCCCATCCTAGGATCGTTCATCGCATCCTCCCTCGATCGCTTCGCGGATCATCTGCCGCCCGCGGCTCAGCGCCTTGAACACGGCAGATTCCGACTTGCCCTGCATGCGGGAAATCTCGGCGGCCGAATAGCCTTCGACGTAGTGGAGGAACAGCGCCTCGCGGTACCCGAGGGGAAGCCCCATCATGTGATCGAGCACTTCGCGGTACGCCTCGTCCGGTTCGGGAGCGGCCACTTCGGGCACCTCGCCCAACGCCACGATCCGTGCGCTGCGACGCGATCTCAGAAGATCCTTGCACGCATTCGACGCCACCCGTATCACCCACGATTTCTCGTGGTTCGCATCCCGAAACGGCGTGTCGCAGTTCAGAAGCTTCATGAGAACCACCTGGCACACATCCTCTGCGTCATGGGACGATCCCAGATAGGTATACGACAGCCTCAGGATAAGGTTGGCGTACAGCGACACCGCCCGCCGGGCCCTCGCCTCGTCGTCGCGCTCCTCGCCCAGCCCCACCGTCTACCTCCTTCGCCGCAGCCGCAAGGGCGCCCCGGCCCGAAAGGACCGCCCGCCCTGCGGTTGCCGCCTCGCATTTCCGCTTTCACTTACGAAACGGATCGGGGGAGCGTTTCCTGACCCATATTGAGCTATTTTTTTCGAAACGGGGGCGAAAAAGCGCCGCGCTGAGGAAACGGCGGGCTACGACGCGCTTTTCTCGGTCTTCACGATGAAGCC is part of the Berryella intestinalis genome and harbors:
- a CDS encoding RNA polymerase sigma factor, whose translation is MGLGEERDDEARARRAVSLYANLILRLSYTYLGSSHDAEDVCQVVLMKLLNCDTPFRDANHEKSWVIRVASNACKDLLRSRRSARIVALGEVPEVAAPEPDEAYREVLDHMMGLPLGYREALFLHYVEGYSAAEISRMQGKSESAVFKALSRGRQMIREAIEGGCDERS